The proteins below come from a single Rhizobium sp. BT04 genomic window:
- a CDS encoding acyltransferase has product MTKSFGEVLDKYRGIGPGFDFLRIGLAFSIVLTHSFLLTRNDAFIRGSVFWFTEYALVPMFFALSGFLIAGSAQRLSLGNFLINRGLRIVPALAVDIVVCSLIIGPIVTIVYHAEYFTDPRFFKYFLNIVGWIHYELPGVFQDNPSQRVNGALWTVPWEIFCYIIMSFLMITAIVKTRYKLLGVTIAYIVIGLIVQKMPYLLPGSIKPIARFLFMSRGSQLITAFMMGIVVFQFKSVVPHSRWLFAAACLVCIVAILTLDSRSIESVINRPIVITSLVYITVFIGLSEVPIPAFFRKGDYSYGVYLYHDPFLQIWISAFPSIFLYPKYGALALYLVGLPSALAVAVLSWHFIEKPILGLRKKFSFIAQVRGVEDGNHAGHGSNVRPVAVKS; this is encoded by the coding sequence ATGACCAAGTCGTTCGGGGAAGTCCTGGATAAGTATAGGGGTATCGGTCCGGGGTTCGACTTTCTTCGAATTGGACTCGCCTTTTCTATCGTATTAACGCATTCGTTTTTGCTGACGCGGAATGATGCCTTCATCAGAGGGTCGGTATTCTGGTTCACCGAATACGCTCTTGTTCCGATGTTTTTCGCTTTGAGCGGATTTCTGATTGCCGGCAGCGCCCAGCGCCTGAGCCTGGGGAATTTTCTGATCAATCGCGGCTTGCGCATCGTTCCGGCACTTGCCGTCGATATCGTCGTTTGTTCGCTGATCATCGGACCGATCGTAACGATCGTCTATCACGCCGAATATTTTACCGATCCGCGGTTTTTCAAATACTTCCTGAATATCGTCGGCTGGATCCATTACGAGCTGCCGGGCGTCTTCCAGGATAATCCGAGCCAGCGTGTCAACGGCGCTCTCTGGACGGTTCCCTGGGAGATCTTCTGCTACATCATCATGTCATTCCTGATGATCACCGCCATCGTGAAGACGCGCTACAAGCTGCTCGGCGTGACGATCGCCTACATCGTCATCGGTCTCATCGTACAGAAGATGCCCTATCTGTTGCCCGGTTCAATCAAGCCGATCGCGCGCTTCCTGTTCATGAGCCGCGGCTCCCAGCTGATAACGGCCTTCATGATGGGCATCGTCGTCTTTCAGTTCAAATCGGTCGTTCCGCATTCCCGCTGGCTTTTCGCCGCCGCCTGCCTGGTTTGCATCGTCGCCATCCTCACCCTCGACAGCCGATCGATCGAGTCGGTGATCAACCGGCCGATCGTCATCACCTCGCTCGTCTACATCACAGTCTTCATCGGCCTGTCGGAGGTGCCCATTCCGGCCTTTTTCAGGAAAGGTGACTATTCCTACGGCGTCTATCTCTACCATGATCCGTTCTTGCAGATCTGGATCAGCGCGTTCCCCTCAATCTTTCTCTACCCGAAATATGGTGCGCTGGCGCTCTATCTGGTCGGCCTGCCCTCGGCTCTCGCCGTCGCGGTGCTGTCCTGGCATTTCATCGAGAAACCCATCCTCGGCCTTCGCAAGAAATTCTCGTTCATCGCCCAGGTCAGGGGAGTCGAGGATGGCAATCACGCTGGGCACGGATCCAATGTCCGGCCAGTCGCCGTCAAAAGTTAG
- a CDS encoding GNAT family N-acetyltransferase produces MRQQQVILKTPRLSFVMWDEGDAALVQQLHSTMATTRYLPGQAPWSLEKAEERLRGWFVEQARDGTTKYKIVAEDGGFLGRAGISKFRGEQFELGYSLREEAWGKGMATEAAIALSDWFFDRQLAPGFIAFTHPENIASQRVLQKIGMRERTPILIDGVLDTAFELTADMRLAKP; encoded by the coding sequence ATGAGACAGCAGCAGGTCATACTGAAGACGCCACGGCTCAGCTTTGTCATGTGGGACGAAGGCGATGCGGCCCTGGTGCAGCAGCTGCATTCGACCATGGCGACGACCCGATATCTTCCCGGCCAGGCGCCATGGAGCCTGGAGAAGGCCGAAGAGCGGCTGCGGGGCTGGTTCGTGGAACAGGCACGCGACGGCACGACCAAATACAAGATCGTCGCCGAGGATGGCGGTTTCCTCGGCCGCGCCGGCATTTCAAAGTTCAGGGGCGAGCAGTTCGAACTTGGTTATTCCCTGCGCGAGGAAGCGTGGGGCAAGGGCATGGCAACCGAGGCGGCAATCGCGCTTTCCGACTGGTTCTTCGACAGGCAGTTGGCACCCGGCTTCATCGCCTTCACGCATCCCGAAAACATCGCCTCGCAGCGCGTCCTCCAAAAGATCGGCATGCGCGAACGCACGCCGATCCTGATCGATGGAGTGCTTGACACGGCTTTTGAACTCACCGCCGATATGCGGCTGGCGAAGCCCTAA
- a CDS encoding anhydro-N-acetylmuramic acid kinase — MDVIRTAIGLMSGTSMDGIDVALIRTDGRGFIERGPFMGVPYDADFRRRLKRALELARPLRDRRERPEELRRIELELTLRHATAVTAFLERFELSADAVDVLGFHGQTVLHRPDEGLTIQIGDGGELARRTGISVVYDMRANDMVHGGQGAPLVPAYHAALAGKFQQAGQAVCFVNIGGISNLTFIGTDGRIAAFDSGPGNTLIDQWVEMQTGKTYDPGGEIGGRGKVVAALAERYLQSPFFRGNVRRSLDRGDFAPLRPEEASLEDGARTLAHIAAASIIKSAGFLPENPSIYIVCGGGRLNATVMAEFSAMAERLGSKVLTAEQAGFDGDAMEAEAWAYLAVRSLDGLPLTFPGTTGVGAAVSGGVLATP, encoded by the coding sequence ATGGATGTCATCAGGACTGCGATCGGCCTGATGAGTGGGACGTCGATGGACGGAATCGACGTCGCGCTGATCAGGACCGACGGCCGCGGCTTCATCGAGCGCGGGCCGTTCATGGGCGTGCCCTATGATGCCGATTTTCGCCGGCGGCTGAAACGAGCGCTGGAACTGGCGCGGCCGCTTCGCGACAGGCGTGAACGGCCGGAGGAGCTTCGCCGGATCGAGCTTGAGCTGACCTTGCGGCATGCAACTGCCGTTACGGCATTTCTGGAGCGTTTCGAGCTTTCTGCCGATGCCGTCGATGTTCTCGGTTTTCATGGCCAGACCGTGCTTCATCGCCCGGATGAAGGATTGACGATCCAGATCGGCGACGGGGGGGAATTGGCGCGCCGGACCGGCATATCGGTGGTCTATGACATGCGCGCCAACGACATGGTTCATGGCGGGCAGGGTGCGCCGCTGGTGCCGGCCTATCACGCGGCACTCGCAGGAAAATTCCAGCAGGCGGGACAGGCGGTGTGTTTCGTCAATATCGGTGGTATCTCCAATCTGACATTCATTGGTACGGATGGCCGGATCGCGGCCTTCGACAGCGGGCCGGGCAATACGCTGATCGACCAGTGGGTGGAGATGCAGACCGGCAAAACTTATGATCCCGGCGGCGAGATCGGCGGGCGCGGCAAGGTCGTGGCCGCTCTCGCGGAACGGTATCTGCAAAGCCCGTTCTTCCGCGGCAATGTTCGCCGTTCGCTCGATCGCGGCGATTTCGCGCCGCTGCGGCCCGAGGAGGCGAGCCTCGAGGACGGCGCCCGCACACTGGCGCATATCGCCGCCGCCTCGATCATCAAATCTGCCGGCTTCCTGCCCGAGAACCCATCGATCTATATCGTCTGCGGCGGCGGGCGGCTGAACGCCACCGTGATGGCGGAGTTTTCGGCTATGGCCGAAAGGCTGGGCTCGAAGGTATTGACGGCCGAACAGGCCGGCTTTGACGGCGATGCGATGGAGGCCGAGGCCTGGGCCTATCTCGCCGTGCGCTCGCTGGACGGGCTGCCGCTGACATTTCCCGGCACGACGGGGGTGGGCGCCGCCGTCAGCGGTGGGGTGCTGGCAACGCCATGA
- the tyrS gene encoding tyrosine--tRNA ligase — translation MSEFKSDFLRTLKERGFIHQISDESGLDDLFAKETVTAYIGYDPTASSLHVGHLTQIMMLHWLQATGHRPISLMGGGTGMVGDPSFKEEARKLMTIETIEENIASIKRCFSNYLDYGKPGNAALMINNAEWLRTLNYLEFLRDVGRHFSVNRMLSFDSVKTRLDREQSLSFLEFNYMILQAYDFVELAKRYDCRLQMGGSDQWGNIVNGIDLGHRMGTQQLYALTSPLLTTSSGAKMGKSASGAVWLNADLLPVYDFWQYWRNTEDADVPRFLKLFTTLPMDEVARLSAIGGSELNEVKKILATEVTAILHGRPAAEQAAETARKTFEEGGLSENLPSVDVPASELDAGIGLLSLIVRAGLAASNGEARRHVQGGAVRINDEAVSDERKMIGSGEITADGIIKLSLGKKKHILIRRAA, via the coding sequence ATGTCCGAGTTCAAGTCCGATTTCCTCCGCACGCTGAAAGAGCGCGGCTTCATTCATCAGATCTCTGATGAAAGCGGCCTCGACGACCTGTTCGCCAAGGAAACCGTGACGGCCTATATCGGCTATGACCCGACGGCATCCAGCCTCCATGTCGGCCATCTCACGCAGATCATGATGCTGCACTGGCTGCAGGCGACGGGCCATCGCCCGATCTCGCTGATGGGCGGCGGCACCGGCATGGTCGGCGATCCTTCCTTCAAGGAGGAGGCCCGCAAGCTGATGACGATCGAGACGATCGAAGAAAATATCGCATCGATCAAGCGCTGCTTTTCGAACTATCTCGATTACGGCAAGCCCGGCAACGCCGCACTGATGATCAACAATGCCGAATGGCTGCGTACGTTGAATTACCTGGAGTTCCTGCGCGATGTCGGCCGCCATTTCTCGGTCAACCGCATGCTGTCCTTCGACAGTGTGAAGACGCGCCTCGACCGCGAGCAGTCGCTGTCCTTCCTGGAATTCAACTACATGATCCTCCAGGCCTACGACTTCGTCGAGCTTGCCAAGCGCTACGATTGCCGCCTGCAGATGGGCGGTTCGGACCAGTGGGGCAATATCGTCAACGGCATCGATCTCGGTCACCGCATGGGGACGCAGCAGCTCTATGCGCTGACCTCGCCGCTGTTGACGACGTCATCGGGCGCCAAGATGGGTAAATCGGCATCCGGCGCGGTCTGGCTGAATGCCGATCTGCTGCCTGTCTATGACTTCTGGCAATATTGGCGCAATACCGAAGACGCCGATGTGCCGCGCTTCCTCAAGCTCTTCACCACTCTGCCGATGGATGAAGTCGCCCGGCTTTCGGCGATCGGCGGGTCGGAACTGAACGAGGTCAAGAAGATCCTGGCGACCGAAGTCACCGCGATCCTGCATGGCCGCCCGGCCGCTGAACAGGCCGCCGAAACGGCGCGCAAGACCTTCGAGGAAGGTGGCCTCTCGGAAAACCTGCCTTCGGTCGACGTGCCCGCCTCCGAACTCGACGCGGGCATCGGCCTGCTGTCGCTGATCGTTCGTGCCGGCCTTGCCGCGTCGAATGGCGAAGCTCGCCGTCACGTCCAGGGCGGCGCTGTCCGCATCAACGACGAGGCGGTCAGCGACGAACGCAAGATGATCGGTAGCGGCGAAATCACCGCCGACGGCATCATCAAGCTCTCGCTCGGCAAGAAGAAGCACATCCTGATCCGCCGCGCGGCGTAA
- a CDS encoding AsmA-like C-terminal domain-containing protein yields the protein MSAIRGEKVTFRKKDIVALDRLPSAQAEDPIIVHCPPPRSPMRRTAKLTLGFLGLILLILAAIVFTVESGMFDKPLSQQAQAALNSVAGPRYRAEVGSTVIRFTSDFRLALEARNVNMIDQESGQHLSTTGSVRLGLDPLQLFRGRIAVADIEAEDIALDTALLPSGNPVKLDDLRIDAMPAAMEKIFSQFDIFDSIVTRGSTNSVRISGIDIKLADTANGPLSLVIDNLVFAHAGPSSLQLTGEVALNGEVAELDVLAEKEGGHVSKVVATLRHADLTPFGLKRNDQGAIRQGLNAFADLTVSATRGRDGVQPALATTVDIGAGLIYADGDPQELSGGQINLVYDFDKQTLEIARSNARFGATTVPINGALIDLDKLDPQAGKGFGIDLLVSGGTAAPGGSGEQPLSFDIQATGRYMVAGREFQFPNMTVSSPLGALYGSLDVKLGDKSPEISFAGQSAQLQTTAIKQLWPFWMAPKVRTWVHGNLFGGTVTNAAISVFIPFGRLDEAAGGRGLKLDANQIRIGFDIAGARMNVAGDIPPIRDTSAHFDLTGPVATIAIKSGTSYFPSGRSVGLGQGTFIMPATYDKPLMADIDLAVSGAADAVGELLTYRPVRVLQRAGFTPDDLKGRIEAHVKAHFGLLSSQNPPPAEWTAAMKLTDIDLAKPFSGRTISNLDGTLNGNPKQITLDAKAQIDGVPADIDLTEPVEASDSAKRQRVITATLSEDQRNKLIPGLSGIIGGSVKMVLTRIDDDRQDVQLDLTKSQLDLPWIGWSKGSGIAATAEFETSGPADNTEIKNFRLKGDGFGANGSLNIGKGGLISADFDSVKLSSLDDFALSVKRSKGNFDVSVSGDSADARPVIARLKSGSDGDGGGDAGDTGVSVRARLKNVIGFNDEKIGNFQAQISLRGDKLQTLNFSAVTDSGEAVVSQMKDGGVINITSGDAGAVSRFADLYQHMQGGLLNLAIRLGAEGGWDGSLDVRRFAIVNEQRLRSIVSTPVGSEQRSLNEAVKRDIDTSSQRFQRGFARVVSRNGMVGIENGVLRGDQIGATFQGIVRDRKGNMDMTGTFMPAYGLNRLFAELPLIGVILGNGSDRGLIGITFKLTGKFDQPNLQINPLSIIAPGVFRQIFEFQ from the coding sequence ATGTCAGCCATCCGCGGCGAAAAGGTCACGTTTCGCAAGAAGGATATCGTTGCGCTGGACCGCTTGCCGTCCGCCCAGGCCGAGGATCCGATCATCGTCCATTGCCCGCCGCCGCGTTCGCCAATGCGACGCACGGCGAAGCTGACGCTCGGATTTCTGGGGCTGATTCTGCTTATTCTCGCGGCGATCGTCTTCACCGTCGAGAGCGGCATGTTCGACAAGCCGCTGTCGCAGCAGGCGCAGGCGGCGCTGAATAGCGTGGCCGGACCGCGCTACCGTGCCGAGGTCGGCTCCACCGTCATCCGCTTCACCTCGGACTTTCGGCTGGCGCTTGAAGCGCGCAACGTTAACATGATCGACCAGGAGAGTGGCCAGCACCTGTCGACGACGGGTTCGGTGCGCCTGGGGCTCGATCCGCTGCAGCTTTTCCGCGGCCGTATCGCCGTCGCGGACATCGAAGCGGAGGATATCGCGCTCGATACCGCGCTTCTGCCGTCCGGCAATCCCGTCAAGCTCGACGACCTGCGCATCGACGCTATGCCGGCGGCGATGGAGAAGATCTTCTCGCAGTTCGACATATTCGACAGTATCGTGACCCGCGGCTCGACCAATTCGGTGCGCATCTCCGGCATCGACATCAAGCTTGCCGATACCGCCAACGGTCCGCTGTCGCTCGTCATCGACAATCTCGTCTTTGCCCATGCCGGCCCGTCCTCGTTGCAATTGACCGGCGAAGTCGCGCTCAACGGTGAGGTGGCGGAGCTCGACGTGCTGGCCGAGAAGGAAGGCGGCCACGTGTCGAAGGTCGTGGCGACGCTGAGGCATGCCGACCTCACGCCCTTCGGGCTGAAACGCAACGATCAGGGCGCCATACGCCAGGGGCTCAACGCCTTTGCCGACCTCACGGTGTCGGCCACCCGGGGGCGCGATGGCGTGCAGCCGGCGCTGGCGACGACGGTCGACATCGGTGCCGGCCTGATCTATGCGGATGGCGATCCGCAGGAGCTGTCGGGCGGGCAAATCAACCTCGTCTACGATTTCGACAAGCAGACGCTCGAAATCGCCCGGTCGAACGCCCGGTTCGGCGCGACCACGGTCCCGATCAACGGTGCGCTCATCGATCTCGACAAGCTCGATCCGCAGGCCGGCAAAGGCTTCGGCATCGACCTCCTCGTCAGCGGCGGCACGGCAGCCCCAGGCGGCTCCGGCGAGCAGCCGCTCTCCTTCGACATCCAGGCGACCGGTCGCTACATGGTCGCTGGGCGGGAATTCCAGTTTCCCAACATGACTGTCTCCAGCCCACTCGGCGCGCTTTACGGATCACTTGATGTCAAGCTCGGGGACAAATCGCCGGAGATCAGCTTTGCCGGCCAGTCAGCACAACTGCAGACGACGGCGATCAAGCAGCTCTGGCCCTTCTGGATGGCGCCCAAGGTGCGCACCTGGGTACACGGCAACCTCTTCGGCGGCACCGTCACCAACGCCGCCATATCAGTCTTCATTCCCTTCGGCAGGCTGGACGAGGCGGCCGGCGGCAGGGGGTTGAAGCTCGACGCCAACCAGATCCGCATCGGCTTCGACATCGCGGGCGCGCGGATGAACGTCGCCGGCGACATTCCGCCGATCCGCGACACGTCAGCCCATTTCGACCTGACCGGCCCCGTCGCGACGATCGCGATCAAGAGCGGCACGTCCTATTTCCCCTCCGGCCGTTCCGTCGGTCTCGGGCAGGGGACGTTCATAATGCCTGCCACCTACGACAAGCCGCTGATGGCGGATATCGATCTCGCGGTCTCCGGGGCAGCGGACGCCGTTGGCGAGCTTCTGACCTACCGGCCGGTGCGGGTGCTGCAGCGCGCCGGCTTTACGCCCGACGATCTCAAGGGGCGGATCGAGGCGCATGTGAAGGCGCATTTCGGCCTGCTCTCCTCGCAGAACCCACCGCCGGCCGAATGGACGGCGGCAATGAAGCTCACCGATATTGATCTTGCCAAGCCGTTTTCCGGCCGCACGATCAGCAATCTCGACGGCACGCTGAACGGCAATCCGAAACAGATCACCCTTGACGCCAAGGCCCAGATCGATGGCGTCCCGGCCGATATCGATCTTACTGAGCCGGTCGAGGCATCCGACAGCGCGAAGCGGCAGCGGGTGATCACCGCGACGCTGTCCGAAGACCAGCGCAACAAGCTGATACCCGGCCTTTCCGGCATCATCGGCGGCAGCGTGAAGATGGTGCTGACGCGGATCGACGACGACCGGCAGGACGTCCAGCTCGACCTCACCAAGTCGCAACTCGACCTGCCGTGGATCGGCTGGTCGAAGGGCAGCGGCATTGCGGCCACGGCCGAATTCGAAACCTCCGGCCCGGCCGACAATACCGAGATCAAGAACTTCCGGCTGAAGGGCGACGGCTTCGGTGCCAACGGATCGCTGAACATTGGCAAAGGCGGGCTAATCTCGGCTGATTTCGACAGCGTCAAGCTCTCCTCGCTCGACGATTTCGCCCTGTCGGTGAAACGCAGCAAGGGCAATTTCGACGTCTCGGTCTCCGGCGACAGCGCCGATGCACGGCCTGTCATCGCGCGGTTGAAATCGGGCTCTGACGGCGATGGTGGTGGCGATGCCGGCGACACCGGCGTATCGGTGCGCGCCAGGCTGAAAAACGTCATCGGCTTCAACGACGAGAAGATCGGCAATTTCCAGGCGCAGATATCACTGCGCGGCGACAAGCTGCAGACGCTCAATTTCTCCGCCGTTACCGACAGCGGCGAGGCCGTGGTCAGCCAGATGAAGGACGGCGGCGTCATCAACATCACCAGCGGCGATGCCGGCGCGGTGTCGCGTTTCGCCGACCTCTACCAGCACATGCAGGGCGGCCTGCTCAATCTGGCGATCCGGCTGGGGGCAGAGGGCGGCTGGGATGGTTCGCTCGACGTCCGCCGCTTCGCGATCGTCAACGAACAACGCCTGCGCTCGATCGTTTCGACGCCTGTCGGAAGCGAGCAGCGCAGCCTCAACGAAGCCGTCAAGCGCGATATCGATACCTCGTCGCAGCGCTTCCAGCGTGGCTTTGCCCGTGTCGTCTCGCGCAATGGTATGGTCGGCATCGAGAACGGCGTGCTGCGCGGCGACCAGATCGGCGCAACCTTCCAAGGCATCGTGCGTGACCGCAAGGGCAATATGGACATGACCGGCACCTTCATGCCGGCCTACGGCCTCAACCGGCTCTTTGCTGAACTGCCGCTGATCGGCGTCATCCTCGGCAACGGCAGCGACCGCGGCCTGATCGGCATCACCTTCAAGCTGACGGGCAAGTTCGACCAGCCGAACCTGCAGATCAACCCGTTGTCGATCATCGCGCCCGGTGTTTTCCGGCAGATCTTCGAATTCCAGTGA
- a CDS encoding peroxiredoxin, with the protein MAVPGIGATAPDFNLPRDGGGRVSLAEFHGRPLVLFFYPKDDTTGCTAESLAFTALASEFEAAGAAVIGMSPDSAACHDKFIRKHRLSVALASDEEKTTLQAYGVWKEKSMYGRNFMGVERTTFLIRQDGTIATIWQKVKVQGHAETVLEAVRNLAA; encoded by the coding sequence ATGGCGGTTCCCGGCATCGGCGCCACGGCTCCTGATTTCAACCTTCCCCGCGACGGCGGCGGCCGTGTCTCGCTGGCCGAATTCCACGGCAGGCCGCTCGTCCTGTTCTTCTACCCCAAGGACGACACGACCGGCTGCACCGCTGAATCATTGGCTTTTACCGCGTTGGCAAGCGAGTTCGAGGCGGCGGGTGCTGCTGTCATCGGCATGTCACCCGATTCGGCTGCCTGCCATGACAAGTTCATCAGGAAGCACCGCCTTTCGGTGGCGCTTGCGTCGGACGAGGAAAAGACCACGCTGCAGGCCTATGGCGTCTGGAAGGAAAAGAGCATGTACGGCCGCAACTTCATGGGCGTCGAGCGCACCACTTTCCTGATCCGCCAGGACGGCACGATCGCCACCATCTGGCAGAAGGTGAAGGTGCAGGGTCATGCCGAAACCGTGCTCGAGGCCGTGCGGAATCTGGCGGCGTGA
- a CDS encoding ferritin-like domain-containing protein: MTGHLAITSLRGGAIEAISSADLDHKTALAQESATRWFERRVSLRSPLDPALPERPGRPDRPVLTPPTQVEKRSLHTLKGRIALLHAIAHIELNAVDLALDIVARFATEQVPNSFFDGWMQVAFEEAKHFRMVRARLKDLGADYGDLPAHDGLWQAAHSTRNDLTARLAVVPLILEARGLDVTPSLQAKMRQTGDLESAAVLDVIYNDEKGHVAVGAKWFRFLCAREKRDPAKAFQELVRANFRGPLKPPFNDLARAEAGLTPSFYRALASISHA, translated from the coding sequence GTGACCGGGCATCTCGCGATAACATCGCTGCGCGGCGGCGCCATCGAGGCGATCTCTTCCGCCGATCTCGACCACAAGACGGCGCTTGCGCAGGAAAGCGCCACCCGCTGGTTTGAACGCCGGGTGTCGCTGCGCTCGCCGCTCGATCCCGCCCTGCCCGAGAGGCCCGGCCGTCCTGACAGGCCGGTGCTGACGCCGCCGACCCAGGTCGAAAAGCGCTCGCTGCATACGCTGAAAGGCCGGATCGCCCTGCTCCATGCCATCGCCCATATCGAGCTCAATGCCGTCGATCTGGCGCTCGATATCGTTGCCCGGTTCGCGACAGAGCAGGTGCCGAACTCCTTTTTCGACGGTTGGATGCAGGTCGCCTTCGAAGAGGCAAAGCATTTCCGCATGGTGCGCGCCCGCCTCAAGGATCTCGGCGCCGATTACGGCGATCTTCCCGCCCATGACGGGCTCTGGCAGGCGGCCCATTCGACGCGCAACGATCTGACGGCAAGGCTCGCCGTCGTGCCGCTGATTCTCGAAGCCCGCGGCCTCGACGTCACGCCGTCGCTGCAGGCAAAGATGCGCCAGACCGGCGATCTCGAAAGTGCCGCTGTTCTCGACGTCATCTACAACGACGAGAAAGGCCATGTCGCCGTCGGCGCCAAATGGTTCCGCTTTCTTTGCGCGCGAGAGAAGCGTGACCCGGCAAAGGCCTTCCAGGAGCTGGTGCGCGCCAATTTCCGCGGGCCGCTGAAGCCGCCCTTCAATGATCTCGCCCGCGCCGAGGCCGGGCTGACGCCGTCCTTCTACCGCGCGCTGGCATCGATCAGCCACGCGTGA
- a CDS encoding peptidoglycan DD-metalloendopeptidase family protein: protein MNSGHQHRVFGRRAQEHILILASGDKVRHMTVRPWMAALAFCLVGVFSIGYLLATSYLVLRDDLIGATMARQARMQHDYEDRIAALRAQVDRITSRQLLDQQVVEDKVDKLMEQQMALTSRHGKLDNLLDRAESSGLTDKDSAPSSPVQSFAPDIKDKRASLSGGGIEAIEKQLASGPPADATPDNSTLAYVPSAETVGDRADRIFSKVTLSLKGVEQDQRNRVEQLTSDAGNAANAIATVLTRFKIPMPAETAARKDDDDAVGGPYVEPESNDDFNNSLVALDGALTRLEAVRSAAESLPFRNPAVGKEVTSPFGNRRDPFLGRLALHSGIDFRFSPGERIRPTAPGKVIAAGWTGGYGNMVEVDHGNGISTRYGHMSEVLVKVGDTVGRNDVIGLAGSTGRSTGTHLHYEVRQDGHAVDPVYFMNAGLKLATYIK from the coding sequence GTGAACAGCGGACATCAGCACCGGGTATTCGGCAGGCGGGCGCAGGAACATATCCTCATCCTGGCCAGCGGCGACAAGGTCCGTCACATGACGGTCCGGCCATGGATGGCAGCCCTTGCCTTCTGCCTCGTCGGCGTCTTCTCGATCGGCTACCTCTTGGCCACCTCCTATCTCGTGCTGCGCGACGATCTGATCGGCGCCACCATGGCGCGGCAAGCCCGCATGCAGCACGACTATGAGGATCGCATCGCCGCCCTTCGCGCTCAGGTCGACCGCATCACGTCCCGCCAGCTTCTCGACCAGCAGGTGGTCGAGGATAAGGTGGACAAGCTGATGGAACAGCAAATGGCGCTGACCTCGCGCCACGGCAAGCTCGACAATCTGCTCGACCGGGCCGAAAGCTCCGGCCTGACCGACAAGGACAGCGCCCCGTCTTCACCCGTCCAGTCCTTTGCCCCTGACATCAAAGACAAACGCGCTTCGCTGAGCGGCGGCGGCATCGAGGCGATCGAGAAACAGTTGGCGAGCGGCCCACCCGCCGATGCGACGCCCGACAACTCGACGCTTGCCTACGTGCCGTCCGCTGAAACCGTCGGCGACCGCGCCGACCGGATCTTCTCCAAGGTGACGCTGTCGCTGAAGGGTGTCGAACAAGACCAGCGCAACCGCGTCGAGCAGCTGACGAGCGATGCCGGCAATGCCGCCAATGCCATTGCGACCGTGCTGACCCGCTTCAAGATCCCGATGCCGGCAGAGACCGCTGCTAGAAAAGACGATGATGATGCCGTCGGCGGCCCCTATGTCGAGCCTGAAAGCAACGACGACTTCAACAATTCTCTGGTTGCGCTCGACGGCGCCCTGACGAGGCTCGAAGCGGTGCGCAGCGCTGCCGAATCCCTGCCCTTCCGCAATCCCGCCGTCGGCAAGGAAGTGACCAGCCCCTTCGGCAATCGCCGTGATCCTTTCCTCGGCCGCCTCGCGCTCCATTCCGGAATCGACTTCCGCTTTTCGCCGGGCGAAAGGATTCGCCCGACCGCCCCCGGCAAGGTGATTGCGGCCGGCTGGACCGGCGGCTACGGCAACATGGTCGAAGTCGATCACGGCAACGGCATCTCGACGCGCTACGGGCATATGTCAGAGGTGCTGGTCAAGGTCGGCGACACGGTCGGCCGCAACGACGTCATCGGCCTTGCCGGCAGCACCGGCCGCTCGACGGGGACGCACCTGCACTATGAAGTGCGCCAGGACGGCCACGCCGTCGATCCAGTATATTTCATGAATGCCGGCCTTAAACTCGCCACCTATATCAAGTAA